In Desulfobacter hydrogenophilus, the genomic stretch CTTGTGTCAGGCGCTTTGGATTGTCTTATCAGAAGCGGTGCACAGGATCAGGATATTACCATTGTCAAGGTCCCTGGTGCCTTTGAAATCCCTTTGGCAGCAGCCAAAATGGCTGCCTTTAAAAAATATGACGCCATTATCTGTTTAGGTGCCGTGATCCGCGGGGCCACAACCCATTATGACTATGTGTGTGCCGAAGTATCCAAGGGAATTGCTTCCGTCAGCCTTGAGGCTAAAGTGCCGGTGATGTTTGGTATTCTTACCACTGAAACCATTGAGCAGGCCATTGAACGTGCCGGTACAAAATCTGGAAACAAGGGCTTTGATGTGGCCTTGGGCGCCGTTGAAATGGCAAACTTATGCAAAAATATGGAATAGAGCATGGGTGACAGGCGCAAATCCCGGGAATTGGCTCTGCAGGCCCTGTTTGCTTTGGATCTTAATAAATTTGATACCCGATTGCAAATGGATGATTTCCTTGAACAGCACGGGGAAGATTTAAGTGAGTCCACACGTCTTTTTTTTCAAACGCTTGTGGATGGAGTGCTGGGGAACCGAGAAAAAATAGATACGCTTTTGGATCAATGGGCGAAGAATTGGAAGATTTCCCGTATGCCGGCAGTGGACAGAAATATTATGCGTATTGCCGTATTTGAGATGCTTAATTTGTCGGATATCCCGTCATCGGTATCCATTAATGAGGCGGTGGAAATCGGTAAAAAATTCGGCACCCGGGATTCCGGGCCGTTCATCAACGGTGTACTGGACAGGATTCGAGTTCAGTATGAGTCCTAAGGACCTCAGATTAAATAACTTGAACGAAATAGCTTGCCTTTTAGCCCATCTACTTCGTTGCATCAAAGGCCAAATCCAAATAGGCCTGCCTGCTATTCAACCTTTAATGCGCCTTGTAGATGAACCAAAATTAGGCGTTATTTCTGCCCAACTTATTTAAGTTGCGGTCCTAAGCTATGATGTGAAGAACAAGGAGGATGTTTTGATTATACATAAACTTGAAGTCGGTCCTATCATGGCAAACTGCTATATTGTAGGGTGTGAAGATACAAAGCAGGCCGCTGTCATTGATCCGGGCGATGATGCAGACCGGATACTCATGACCCTTGCCAAGGCTGAATTGAAGGTAAAATATTTGATCAACACCCATGGTCATTTTGATCATGTTGGGGCAAACAAGAGAATGAAGGATGCCACCGCTGCTCAAATTGCCATTCATCCAGAAGATGAACCCATGCTCTTGGACCTGGCTAATCATGCTGCCATGTTCGGTCTTGGGGCAGAAAATTCTCCGCCTGCCGATATTTATCTCAAGGACGGCGATACAATTACCTTTGGCAATATTACCTTTGAAGTGATTCACACCCCGGGGCATTCACCTGGGGGCATCTGTCTTTATACGCCTGGTCATCTGTTTGTCGGAGATACACTTTTTATGGGCTCAATCGGCCGTACCGACCTTCCCGGGGGCGATTATGACACTCTGATTTCCTCCATAAAGACCAAATTGCTGAATTTGGACGAAAAGACCATTGTCTATCCCGGACATGGCCCTGATAGCACCATTGGCAATGAAAAGCGGATGAACCCCTTTCTCAGATAATATCTGAAACTTTTTTTGTCCCGGATCACCGATATTGTGATCCGGGGTTTAAATTTTGATCTGTCATTTGAGCATGCTACTGCCTGATTTTCCAGCAGGAGGGTTAGGTGGTGCTTTTGTCCGGATTTGATCCGGACTGTGCCCGATATCATATCCTTACCACCGATTCCTGATTGATAATAAAAACAACCCGGAATACCTGTCAGCCGTTTCATAAATTATTGAGCATTCCAGACAAGGGTGTATTTACCAGGCCAATCTGTCACAGCGTTTTGAAACCGGTTTCAGCGGCGCAAGGCCTATTCTCTGTTTTTAAAGTTGTTCAAAAAGAATCCAACCCCCTTTGTCTCATTTGTCCAGGGTGGGAACTGCCAGAGGGGCTCCACTTCGTCCGAGCGCTTTTTCAAAGTTGAAAATCAGACTGTTGAAATACGGCTCATCAAGGGAACCATTGCCCGGGGATCCTGTCACCGGTTGCCCTAAGATCCGATCTATGTACATTATTGAAGCGCCCGAACCTGTAAGCGGCATGTGTATACCGATTCCATCTTTATTCTCACCTATGTACCCTGATTTCTGTCTACTATATCATGGGCAGCCTTGAATTTAAGTGTTGAATAGGCTATTTTTTCTACTCGTTGCTAAAATATAAATGGATTCAAAAAATGAAATACATTAAGTTTATAATAATTTTTGTATGTCTGTTTTTTTTTGCAGAGCCGGTTTATGTATGTGCGGGGCCGATTGCTCTGCCTATGGCCCCCGCATTTGAGTTTGAGCCTGTGTTAGAAGGAGAGCGTTTAACTCATGATTTTATAATAAAAAATCAGGGAGATGCCCCCCTGAATATTACCGGGGTTCGTCCTCCTTGAGGCTGTGACAAAAAAGCCTATGACAGGCAGATTCCCCCGGGCGGGGAAGGAAAAATCACCATTGGCGTTAACACCGCAGGGTATGGCGGACGTGAGTTGATTAAAAACATTTTGGTCAAAACTGATGATCCTAAAAATAAGAAATTTTATTTGAAAATTGCCGGCAAAGTTCAAGAGATCATCAAGGTCAGTCCCAGCACCGTGAACCTGAGCGGAACTCCCGGCCGGACTTTAAGTGCAGTGGTCACAATCGAACCGGTGCAGAAGGATGAATTAAAGATCCTTGGCATGACGCTTAAGTATAATAAGCAGATAAAGGCTGAGCTGATTAAGCCAGGCCAGGGGAAAAAGAACTGGCAGGTCCGGGTTTCCTGTTATTCTGACCGTTCTGCCGATATTTATGATTTTATTACACTGACAACAGACAATCCCAATAAATCGCATTTGAGAATTAGGATATATGCCCTTTTTGAAGAGGCAGAGCCTATTAACGAATGATTCAAGGATATATCGAAATTAATAAATAGCTCCAAGGAATTTAACAGAATGGATACAGCAGGAATTAAGGCCGTTGTGTTTGACTGCGACGGTGTCATGTTTGATACGGCCCAGGCCAACCGTAAATTTTACAACGAGATTTTGGCTAATTTTAACAAACCATCCCTTGACGATGAGCAGTTTGAAAACATTCATATGATGACGGTAAAGGCTGCTGTTGAATATCTTTTTCCGGAAATGGATGAACACCGGCCGGTATACGAGATGATTACAACTATCGGCTATGCCTCCGTGATCCCCTTGATGCTGATGGAACCGGGCCTGATAGAGTTGCTTGACGCCATAAAGCTGGCCGGTTGGGTGCGCGGTGTGGCTACAAACCGAACAAATACCATGGGAAGTGTACTTATTGAACATAAACTGAAAAAATCATTTGATATTATTGTCACGGCATCTGATGTGGCCAATCCCAAACCCTTTCCCGATCAACTGGAAAAAATTATGGGTGCCTATGCACTGCTGCCTCGGCAGATTGTGTTCATCGGGGATTCCATATTCGATAAAAAAGCGGCTGAAGCGGCCGGAACCTGGTTCATTGCGTTTAAACAGCCCGGGCTTAAAGCCCATGCCCATGCAGTATCCATGGGTGAGGTAGGAGAACTATTAAAGTTACGCAAATATAATTCTTGACAAATCATCGAATCATCATTAAATCTTACAAGATTTTTAAATAAAATTGAAGTCAGGTGCCGGGTCAAGGCATTTGACACCTATAATGGAAGTTAACCATAGATAAGGAGACTGACGTATATGTCTAAATTAGTTGCACCCCATGGCGGGAAAGGTCTTGTATGCTGCAAGCTTGAAGGCGCAGAACTGGAAGCTGAACTGAAAAAAGCTGCTGGTCTGAAAAAAATTGAAATTTCTTCCCAGGTTAAAGGCGACTTGATCATGCTGGGTATCGGCGGTTTCTCTCCGCTGAACGGTTTTATGACCAAGGCTGACTGGAAAGGCGTTTGCGAAGACTTCCTGCTGGCTGACGGTACTTTCTGGCCGGTTCCCGTTATGCTCGACGCTGCTGCCGATGCTGCCGCAGACATCAATGTTGGCGATGAAATCACCCTGGAAAGAAATGGTGAAATTTTTGCCACAATGAAGATCGAAGAAAAATTCGAAATGACCGAAGACGATAAAAAATGGGAATGTGAGAAAGTCTACAAAGGTCATGGCGAAGAGTCTCAAGATGATGTATTCTGGAAAATTGCCATGGAAGATCATCCCGGCGTTCAGATGGTTATGGCTAGAAAAGAATTCTGCCTGGCAGGTCCTGTAAAAGTTCTTTCCGAAGGTGAATTCCCCGAAAAATTTAAAGGTGTTTACCTGA encodes the following:
- the ribE gene encoding 6,7-dimethyl-8-ribityllumazine synthase, giving the protein MPQIIEANLNAKGKTFGIIAARFNDFIVDKLVSGALDCLIRSGAQDQDITIVKVPGAFEIPLAAAKMAAFKKYDAIICLGAVIRGATTHYDYVCAEVSKGIASVSLEAKVPVMFGILTTETIEQAIERAGTKSGNKGFDVALGAVEMANLCKNME
- the nusB gene encoding transcription antitermination factor NusB, which gives rise to MGDRRKSRELALQALFALDLNKFDTRLQMDDFLEQHGEDLSESTRLFFQTLVDGVLGNREKIDTLLDQWAKNWKISRMPAVDRNIMRIAVFEMLNLSDIPSSVSINEAVEIGKKFGTRDSGPFINGVLDRIRVQYES
- a CDS encoding MBL fold metallo-hydrolase, coding for MIIHKLEVGPIMANCYIVGCEDTKQAAVIDPGDDADRILMTLAKAELKVKYLINTHGHFDHVGANKRMKDATAAQIAIHPEDEPMLLDLANHAAMFGLGAENSPPADIYLKDGDTITFGNITFEVIHTPGHSPGGICLYTPGHLFVGDTLFMGSIGRTDLPGGDYDTLISSIKTKLLNLDEKTIVYPGHGPDSTIGNEKRMNPFLR
- a CDS encoding chorismate-binding protein, whose amino-acid sequence is MFKKNPTPFVSFVQGGNCQRGSTSSERFFKVENQTVEIRLIKGTIARGSCHRLP
- a CDS encoding DUF1573 domain-containing protein; amino-acid sequence: MKYIKFIIIFVCLFFFAEPVYVCAGPIALPMAPAFEFEPVLEGERLTHDFIIKNQGDAPLNITGVRPPUGCDKKAYDRQIPPGGEGKITIGVNTAGYGGRELIKNILVKTDDPKNKKFYLKIAGKVQEIIKVSPSTVNLSGTPGRTLSAVVTIEPVQKDELKILGMTLKYNKQIKAELIKPGQGKKNWQVRVSCYSDRSADIYDFITLTTDNPNKSHLRIRIYALFEEAEPINE
- a CDS encoding HAD family hydrolase; its protein translation is MDTAGIKAVVFDCDGVMFDTAQANRKFYNEILANFNKPSLDDEQFENIHMMTVKAAVEYLFPEMDEHRPVYEMITTIGYASVIPLMLMEPGLIELLDAIKLAGWVRGVATNRTNTMGSVLIEHKLKKSFDIIVTASDVANPKPFPDQLEKIMGAYALLPRQIVFIGDSIFDKKAAEAAGTWFIAFKQPGLKAHAHAVSMGEVGELLKLRKYNS